CCCAGATAACGATCATGGACCAGAAACATGTCATCAAGGCAGAGCCACAACGAAAAACCACCACCGCAGAATGCAAACTGACTATTAACACTGGACCCTCTTATCAGATGCGTTGATGCTGCAAATAAAGCAATCGCAGCCGCAGCCATCCAGAGCAGATAGCCAACACTCGATAAAAATCCCTGACCCAATGGGGCATCGCAGGCCTGAGCCAGATCACGCAACACCTTCGTTGAGCTGATGTCCTCAGCAGCACTCCAAGCCAACGCAATCCAATACAGCAAGGCCGCTGGAAGAAGCGTTATCAAAACCGTCGAACGAATGGTCGGCCGAGATCCTGTTTGCATCATTCCATTCGCTCGAGATACTCACGACTGCCCAGATCCTTGAGGCGGGCATCCTTATCCACAACGGTGTCATGCAGCTGCTGGCGATAGGCCTCAAGTCGTTCCGCCAGCTCACCACTCTCGACGGCGAGGATCTGTGCAGCCAGCAAGCCGGCATTCAGACCACCGCCGATCGCCACCGTGGCCACCGGAATACCCCCAGGCATCTGGACGATCGAATGCAGAGAGTCGACACCGGAGAGTGCTTTGCTCTGCACCGGCACCCCGATCACAGGCAAGGTTGTGAGTGCGGCCACCATTCCTGGCAGATGGGCGGCACCGCCGGCTCCGGCCACAATCACAGCCAGACCGCGCTGGCGAGCCTGCTGGGCGAAGCTGACCATCTCCAGAGGCGTTCGGTGGGCGGACAGCACCCGCACCTCCACCGCCACGCCCAATTCTTCCAGCACCAGCACGGCAGGCTGGAGGCTGGGAAGGTCGGAATCGCTGCCCATGATCACGGCGACCCTGGGCGCGGCACCGGGATCAATGGGGGGCGATGGCAACTCGGCCACAGGCAAGAACCGGAAGGACAGCGAGACTGCCATCGTCCCGCACCGGCCTGAGGCCGGCCCAACCGCATGCGTCGGATCACCGATGTGCGTCTGCCCTGGCGCCCCGGAAGCAACGACCCTGACGGTCTGTCCTGGCTCACCCTGAATGATCACAATCTGATCACAGCTGCCGGGCCCATGCCCGCCGGTGGAGCGATGGCCGGTGAAAGCTGGCAGGGGGACAGACTCAGTCGTCGGGGGATCGACCTGCAGATCAATGGGGGGCTTGGCCTGGCCTTCACGGAACTTACGCAGCAGGATCTGCCAAGGCTCTTGCAGTTGCTGGAGCTGCTTTGGCGCGATGGCGTTGAGGCGATCGCTCCGACCCTGGTCACCTGTGCAGTGGCCCCATTACGCCAATCCCTGGCCGTGCTCCGGCAGGCCCGTGAACGGCATCAAGCCGGCCGCTGCCAGCTGCTGGGAGCACACCTGGAGGGCCCGTTCCTAGCGGAAGCACGGCGAGGTGCACACCCGCTGGAGCACATTGCTGCTCCCAGCGTCGCAGCCCTGGAGGCACGGATCGCCGGATTTGAAACCGACATCAGCCTGATCACCCTGGCGCCGGAGCAACCGGGCGCTCAGGAGTTGATCAGCCAGCTGAAGAAGCTCGGCATCCATGTGGCTCTGGGTCACAGCACAGCAGATGCCGATCAGGCAGCCCTGGCTTTCAGGCAGGGCGTCGAGATGATCACGCATGCTTTCAATGCCATGCCGGGACTGCACCACCGCGCTCCGGGACCATTGGGGGAAGCCTGCCGACGCGGAGACATTGCTCTTGGGCTGATTGCCGACGGCGTGCATGTGCATCCCACCACTGCGGTGTTGCTGCAGAGGCTGGTGGGGAATCAGCTGGTGCTGGTAAGTGATGCCCTGGCTCCCTACGGACTGGCTGATGGTGAACATCGCTGGGACGAGCGCGTGCTCCTGGTGAAAAACGGCACCTGTCGGCTTGAAGACGGCACCCTGGCCGGTGTGACCCTGCCTTTGCTCGAAGGGACCTGCAGGCTGGCCAGCTGGAGCGGTGATGCGGATGGCGCGATCTGGGCCGCCACCATGGCGCCCAGAGAAGTGCTCCAAGAGAGTCTTCAAGACTGCTTTCTGATTGGAGACGTACTGAGCAATCTGCTGCGCTGGCAATGGAACGAATCGGAACGCAAGCTGGCCTGGCGGCAGGCTGCTTAAGATTCCGCCGCTGCGAATGAATTGATGGCCCCCGAGCAACTGCTGAATGACAAGCAGGCCGAGAAAAAGGAGGTGAAGGGCTATTTCGAGACGACGGGCTTCGATCGCTGGAACCGGATTTACAGCGACAGCAATGACGTCAACAAGGTCCAGCGCAATATCAGAATCGGGCACCAGAAAACCGTTGATGAGGTGTTGGCCTGGATCGAGGAGAGTGGCCAGTTCCACGACGTGCGTTTCTGCGATGCCGGTTGCGGCGTCGGCAGTCTGAGCATCCCCCTCGCAGGGATGGGAGCCGGTTTCATCCATGCCAGCGACATCTCTGAAGCGATGGCCGAGGAAGCGGAGCGCCGGGCACGTGATGCAGGCCTGGACATGTCCAAGCTCCAATTCGCGGCCAGCGATCTGGAAAGTCTCAGCGGCTCGTTCCACACCGTGTGCTGTCTGGATGTGTTCATTCACTACCCCCAGGAGGCTGCGGAAGAGATGGTGCGACACCTCTGCTCTCTCACCGAACAGCGCCTGATCGTGAGCTTCGCGCCCTACACACCGCTCCTGGCAGCTCTGAAAGGCATCGGCCAGTTGTTCCCAGGCCCCAGCAAAACCACCCGCGCTTACACCCTCAAGGAAAAAGGGATTGTGGCGGCCGCGGAAGCCAGCGGCTTCAAATCCGTAAGGCGCAGCCTCAACAAGGCGCCTTTTTACTTCTCAAGGCTGATCGAATTTCACAAGGCCTAAACAACGCCTCGAACAGGCCATGGCTCGAGGCCCATCAGGAAGGGAACTGACTGTGCAGCTTGAGCAGCGCGTAGGGAGGGGTGGCACTGACAAAGTCAGCCGACCCCACATAGCCACTGAAAGCGCCTCCCTGACCGATCAGGGTCGCACCGTGATTACTGGGGAAGAGATCTCCAAGCGGCAGTTGCATGGATCCTGATTCCAGACTTGGTGTCACACCGGCACTGAGCTGAAGCGAGCCAAGAGAGCGGGTCTGGATGTTGCCGTCCTTGAAGGTCAGGGTTCCCTGGGCATGAGTCAGAAACACGGTTTCGCCGTCATGGACTCGTCGTTCGATCACCTCTTCGAGCCCATAGAACGAACCGTTCGGCTGTTCACAGCTCTGCACAGCTCCACCCAGCCGGGCCACGGCCAGTCTGTAGCTGACCGAATCCCCCACCGACAGGACTGAATCACGATTGGCATCGATGAAGGTGCCTGACTTCACGTTGCAGAACAACACCTTGAGCTGTTTGGACTGCCGTTGATCAGCTCCGGAACCGCCGGTGGAACAGCCCGCCAGCAGACACAGCAGCGACCCAAAAACAACTGCGGAAACCGACCTCGGCATGGCATCAACGTCTGAACTCACTCGATGCTGACAACGCATGGTGAATCTGAGCTGCATCAGAACGTTGATGGCGGCTCACAACAGAGATGCAGATCATTCAGCTGCAGACGCCAGGCATGAAGGC
Above is a window of Synechococcus sp. BIOS-E4-1 DNA encoding:
- a CDS encoding N-acetylglucosamine-6-phosphate deacetylase, whose translation is MRRITDVRLPWRPGSNDPDGLSWLTLNDHNLITAAGPMPAGGAMAGESWQGDRLSRRGIDLQINGGLGLAFTELTQQDLPRLLQLLELLWRDGVEAIAPTLVTCAVAPLRQSLAVLRQARERHQAGRCQLLGAHLEGPFLAEARRGAHPLEHIAAPSVAALEARIAGFETDISLITLAPEQPGAQELISQLKKLGIHVALGHSTADADQAALAFRQGVEMITHAFNAMPGLHHRAPGPLGEACRRGDIALGLIADGVHVHPTTAVLLQRLVGNQLVLVSDALAPYGLADGEHRWDERVLLVKNGTCRLEDGTLAGVTLPLLEGTCRLASWSGDADGAIWAATMAPREVLQESLQDCFLIGDVLSNLLRWQWNESERKLAWRQAA
- the bchM gene encoding magnesium protoporphyrin IX methyltransferase, with translation MAPEQLLNDKQAEKKEVKGYFETTGFDRWNRIYSDSNDVNKVQRNIRIGHQKTVDEVLAWIEESGQFHDVRFCDAGCGVGSLSIPLAGMGAGFIHASDISEAMAEEAERRARDAGLDMSKLQFAASDLESLSGSFHTVCCLDVFIHYPQEAAEEMVRHLCSLTEQRLIVSFAPYTPLLAALKGIGQLFPGPSKTTRAYTLKEKGIVAAAEASGFKSVRRSLNKAPFYFSRLIEFHKA
- the purE gene encoding 5-(carboxyamino)imidazole ribonucleotide mutase, whose product is MAVSLSFRFLPVAELPSPPIDPGAAPRVAVIMGSDSDLPSLQPAVLVLEELGVAVEVRVLSAHRTPLEMVSFAQQARQRGLAVIVAGAGGAAHLPGMVAALTTLPVIGVPVQSKALSGVDSLHSIVQMPGGIPVATVAIGGGLNAGLLAAQILAVESGELAERLEAYRQQLHDTVVDKDARLKDLGSREYLERME